In one Conger conger chromosome 5, fConCon1.1, whole genome shotgun sequence genomic region, the following are encoded:
- the LOC133129088 gene encoding SLIT and NTRK-like protein 3, producing MLWITLLSTIALGWTTPMPMLEDSEEIDEPCFEPCDCEVKESLFHIHCDGRGFTNVSQISQSWTRPFKLYLQRNSMRKLYFNNFLHLNSAVAINLGNNALLDVQVGAFNGLGRLKRLYLHENKLEVFRNDTFAGLESLEYLQADYNVIKRIESGAFRNLHKLRVLILNDNLIPALPGFLFRSVSLTHLDLRGNRLKSLGYRGTLEYVGRSLMEIQLEENPWNCACDIVQLKAWLERVPYTALVGEITCEHPFHLHGKDLREIGRAELCPQLSAEEVEASLGIPRLASGKDRTWPTKPSSMLSSNHNTASSVENKERHPKPTRRARPPKASPTPRSAYPGPNQPPIAGYQTRPPIPIICPTECACSLHINDMGLTVNCKEKGFRNISELLPRPLNAKKLYLSGNLIQKIYRSDFWNFSSLDLLHLGSNRISYVQEGAFVNLPNLRSLYLNGNDIEKLTPGMFRGLQSLRYLYFEYNVIREIQPATFGLMPVLQLVFLNNNLLRTLPVGAFSGTSLARLNLRNNYFLHLPVSGVLEHLQAVVQIDLHQNPWDCSCDIVPLKQWLEKLSSVIVVGEVLCRTPDSTTGKDLRSLDTALLCPELRRSPPPAPASNNGGAAAATPDGVVSPGNAGSSGFAPARGVIPLSVLILSLLVLVVSAVFAAAALFAHVLKRREKLPFRKRGEAELEGIHMECGIFEGSGREPLDGGSPEKPPGHVYDYAPHPVAHMCSNPIYKQQQQQQQEQQQFAETKEGGGGNGGYRTLREKEKEWTLALSSSQLNTIVAISPGGDVVGFHENGLLCPTVIDSQGPTPTLGYVESLYTVPRLKDLHMAHPHLQGAHYCHPQQDERLKQPAVLFVPEVGMGAGAGAGPGAGPGAGKGFSDQAQSEYLELRAQLQTKPDYLEVLEKSYRF from the exons ATGCTGTGGATAACTCTCTTAAGCACAATAGCTTTAGGATGGACCACGCCGATGCCCATGCTGGAGGACTCGGAGGAGATCGACGAGCCGTGCTTCGAGCCGTGCGACTGCGAGGTCAAGGAGAGCCTGTTCCACATCCACTGCGACGGCCGCGGCTTCACCAACGTCAGCCAGATCTCGCAGTCCTGGACCCGGCCCTTTAAGCTGTACCTGCAGCGCAACTCCATGCGCAAGCTCTACTTCAACAACTTCCTGCACCTCAACAGCGCCGTGGCCATCAACCTGGGCAACAATGCGCTGCTGGACGTGCAGGTGGGCGCCTTCAACGGCCTCGGCCGCCTGAAGCGGCTCTACCTGCACGAGAACAAGCTGGAGGTCTTCCGCAACGACACCTTCGCCGGCCTGGAGAGCCTGGAGTACCTGCAGGCCGACTACAACGTCATCAAGCGGATCGAGAGCGGCGCCTTCCGCAACCTGCACAAGCTGCGGGTGCTGATCCTCAACGACAACCTGATCCCGGCGCTGCCCGGCTTCCTGTTCCGCTCGGTGTCGCTGACGCACCTGGACCTGCGCGGCAACCGGCTGAAGTCGCTGGGCTACCGCGGCACGCTGGAGTACGTGGGCCGCAGCCTGATGGAGATCCAGCTGGAGGAGAACCCGTGGAACTGCGCCTGCGACATCGTGCAGCTGAAGGCCTGGCTGGAGCGCGTGCCCTACACGGCGCTGGTGGGCGAGATCACCTGCGAGCACCCCTTCCACCTGCACGGCAAGGACCTCCGGGAGATCGGCCGCGCCGAGCTCTGCCCGCAGCTGTCCGCCGAGGAGGTGGAGGCCAGCCTGGGGATCCCCCGACTGGCCTCGGGCAAGGACCGCACGTGGCCCACCAAGCCGTCCTCCATGCTGTCGTCCAACCACAACACCGCCTCCTCGGTGGAGAACAAGGAGCGGCACCCCAAGCCCACCAGGCGGGCCCGGCCCCCGAAGGCCTCGCCCACGCCCCGGAGCGCCTACCCCGGGCCCAACCAGCCGCCCATCGCCGGGTACCAGACCAGGCCGCCCATACCGATCATCTGCCCGACTGAGTGCGCCTGCAGCCTCCACATCAACGACATGGGGCTGACCGTCAACTGCAAGGAGAAGGGCTTCCGCAACATCTCCGAGCTGCTGCCGCGGCCGCTCAACGCCAAGAAGCTCTACCTGAGCGGCAACCTGATCCAGAAGATCTACCGCTCCGACTTCTGGAACTTCTCCAGCCTGGACCTGCTGCACCTGGGCAGCAACCGGATATCCTACGTCCAGGAGGGGGCCTTCGTCAACCTGCCCAACCTGAGGAGCCTCTACCTGAACGGCAACGACATCGAGAAGCTGACGCCGGGCATGTTCCGCGGGCTGCAGAGCCTGCGCTACCTGTACTTCGAGTACAACGTGATCCGGGAGATCCAGCCGGCCACCTTCGGCCTGATGCCCGTCCTGCAGCTGGTCTTCCTCAACAACAACCTCTTACGGACGTTGCCCGTCGGGGCCTTTTCCGGGACCTCGCTGGCTCGCCTGAACCTGCGCAACAACTACTTCCTGCACCTGCCGGTGAGCggggtcctggagcacctgcagGCGGTGGTGCAGATCGACCTGCACCAGAACCCGTGGGACTGCTCGTGCGACATCGTCCCGCTCAAGCAGTGGCTGGAGAAGCTGAGCTCCGTCATCGTGGTGGGGGAGGTGCTGTGCCGGACTCCCGACTCCACCACGGGGAAGGACCTGCGCTCCCTGGACACGGCGCTGCTCTGTCCCGAACTCAGACGCTCTCCCCCGCCGGCGCCGGCCTCGAACAACGGCGGGGCCGCGGCCGCCACCCCGGACGGGGTCGTCTCCCCCGGCAACGCGGGGTCGTCGGGCTTCGCGCCGGCGCGGGGCGTGATCCCGCTCTCCGTCCTCATCCTCAGCCTCCTGGTGCTGGTGGTGTCGGCCGTGTTCGCGGCCGCCGCGCTCTTCGCCCACGTGCTGAAGCGCCGCGAGAAGCTGCCCTTCCGCAAGCGGGGGGAGGCCGAGCTGGAGGGCATCCACATGGAGTGCGGGATCTTCGAGGGCAGCGGCCGGGAGCCCCTGGACGGCGGCTCCCCGGAGAAGCCGCCGGGGCACGTCTACGACTACGCGCCCCACCCCGTCGCGCACATGTGCAGCAACCCCATCTACAAG cagcagcagcagcagcagcaggagcagcagcagttcGCAGAGACTAAAGAGGGCGGCGGCGGGAACGGCGGCTACCGAACGCTgcgggagaaggagaaggagtggACCCTGGCGCtctccagctcccagctcaacaccaTCGTGGCCATCAGTCCCGGTGGGGACGTGGTGGGCTTTCACGAAAACGGTTTGCTCTGCCCCACCGTGATTGACAGTCAGGGCCCCACCCCGACGCTGGGGTACGTGGAGAGCCTGTACACCGTGCCCAGGTTAAAGGACCTGCACATGGCCCACccccacctgcagggggcgcactACTGCCACCCGCAGCAGGACGAGCGGCTCAAGCAGCCCGCCGTCTTGTTCGTGCCGGAGGTGGggatgggggcgggggcgggagcGGGGCCCGGGGCGGGGCCCGGGGCGGGGAAAGGATTTTCAGACCAAGCCCAAAGTGAGTACCTTGAGTTAAGGGCGCAGCTCCAAACCAAGCCGGATTACCTCGAAGTCCTGGAGAAATCGTACCGATTCTGA